Part of the Drosophila kikkawai strain 14028-0561.14 chromosome 3L, DkikHiC1v2, whole genome shotgun sequence genome is shown below.
gaagaaattaaatatttttcttaaaaattatttacaaacttTAAAGATCGTTTATAGCAACGACTTCTGGTAGATTTTGTACATAACTTGAGGCTTTataatgtggaatattttaataaatatattatatattttgatgaccaaaaacaaagtaaagtttttaaataatgatgCTGCATAGGAAATACATGTGACTTACCCCATTCACTTGGAGATAGAGACCCAGCTGGGTGATAGAGACCCATCATCCATATCGCAAAATTCATTCCAGATTCTGCACACAcgagctttggctttggcttcggTTCTGACTTCCAGCTCCGGCTGCGGAAGGTCAACAAACTGAGCAAACTGTAGAGCTAGCTCAGCAGGAATTATCGCCCCGGGGTCAAAGCGAACTATTTCAATGGGCTTGGGCTTCTTAGCTTTACCTTTTCTGTCTTTCTGGCCGGCAAAAGCTGAAAAGAACCGCCTCGGGCAGAGGCAATCTCTTGACatgaatattaatttatgaTAATTTCGAAAGCTAAAACCCGATTTTTGGTTCCTCGCTTGTGTTTGCAGTGCCTACAGGTGGCGACGAATGTGACCGAACAGAAGCACCATGTCACCCGGGAGACGCGCGGCAAGAACTTGGGCCTGTGCCGAGGATTCCGAGGATGCACCGTGTGGCTGACTGGTGAGTAAAATAGGGACCCCTTTTCTTTTAGCTTAACCTTACCCATACTCCTTAAAGGACTCAGTGGCGCCGGCAAGACCTCGATTGCCTTCGAACTGGAGGCGTATCTGGTGTCCCGTGGCATCCCCGCTTATGGCTTGGATGGCGACAACATCCGCACTGGTCTGAACAAGAATCTGGGTTTCACTCCCGCCGAACGGGAGGAGAACATCCGACGCGTGGGTGAGGTGGCCAAGCTGTTTGCCGACAGCGGCGTTGTGTCCATCTGCAGCTTTGTGTCCCCATTCGCCGATGACCGCGAAATGGCTCGCAAGATCCACAAGGATGCGGGTCTAAAGTTCTACGAGATCTTTGTGGACACTCCACTCGACGTGTGCGAGACGCGCGATGTCAAGGGGCTGTACAAGAAGGCGCGCGAGGGCGTCATCAAGGGTTTCACGGGTATCACGCAGGAGTATGAGCGACCCCAGAAGCCAGAGCTGGTGGTCAACACGCATGGGTACACTGTGCGCGAGTCCACGCAGCAGCTGGTGAACCTGCTCGAGCAGGAAGGCATCATTCCGCGCTCCCTTCGCGACGTAGACCAACTGCCGGAGCTGTACCCCAGCGAATCCATTGCCACGGAGGTGCTGCGCCACGAGGCCGAGTCGCTGCAGGCCATCGAGATTAGCACCGTAGAGCTGCAGTGGGTGCAGGTACTGGCCGAGGGCTGGGCCTATCCCCTGCGGGGATTCATGCGCGAGGATGAGTACCTGCAGACGCTGCACTTCAATACACTCCAGAGCGGCATGGATGGATCCTATCGCGAGAATCACTCGGTGCCCATAGTGCTCAGTGCCACGACGGCGGACAAGGAGCGGCTGGAGGGGGTATCATCGCTGACACTCAAGTATCAGGGCAAACCGGTGGCCATACTACGCCGGCCTGAGTTCTATTACCAGCGCAAGGAGGAGCGCCTGGCCCGCCAGTTTGGCACTAGCAATCCggaacatccctacagcaagCAGGTGTATGACTCTGGAGAGTATCTGGTGGGCGGCGATTTGGCTGTGATCGAACGGATTCGCTGGGAGGATGGCCTGGATCAGTATCGGCTGACTCCGAATGAGCTGAGGCGTCGCTTCAAGGAGCTAAATGCCGATGCCATCTTTGCTTTCCAGCTGCGTAATCCCATCCACAATGGGCATGCCTTGCTCATGCAGGACACCAGACGCCAGCTACTGGAGCGAGGCTTCAAGCAGCCTGTGCTCCTCCTGCATCCTCTTGGCGGTTGGACCAAGGACGATGATGTGCCGCTGGATGTGCGCATGAAGCAGCATCAGGCCGTGCTAGATGCTGGTGTTCTGCGACGCGACGACACTGTGCTGGCCATCTTCCCCTCGCCCATGATGTACGCCGGCCCCACGGAGGTGCAATGGCATGCCAAGGCACGCATGAATGCCGGCGCCAACTTTTATATCGTAGGACGAGATCCGGCGGGCATGCCGCATCCGGACAAAAAGGCCTATCCCGATGGCAATCTGTATGATGCCACTCATGGAGCGCGTGTGCTTAAAATGGCCCAGGGTCTGGACAGCATGGAGGTAAGTGGGAGATGGCAACATCATCACTGTAATCTCacttttctattatttttacagaTCCTTCCCTTCCGGGTGGCCGCCTACGATAAGAGCTCTAGCAAAATGGACTTCTTTGAGCCTCAGCGCAAGGATGACTTTGAGTTTATCTCTGGGACCAAAATGCGCACATTGGCCAAGACTGGAGCAAGTCCGCCGGATGGCTTCATGGAGCCCGAGGCCTGGCGCATCCTAGCCAACTACTACCAGAACCTGCCGCAGGCGTAACACGCGGCAATGCAAGCCCGCAAATCAGCAACGTGCAATTCCTCCTCCTAGTTATTAGCTTATGTGTGTgcttaaactattttttaaaatttatggccGCTATTTCAGAGTTATTTTTATCAGAAGAAAGAAAGGAAGGGGAGAGAGTTTCAACTCCCACctttgctttcttttcttATTCCCTTAATAGGTAAATATCTTGCATCTTACAACAGCATTTTCTGACCAAAATCCGAGCCTGTGTCCTCTGtcgtgtgtgtatatttgtatgtTGTGCTCCCTGCTATTGAAAAGTTCGTATCGTACAATCTACTTGTATCTTCTACTTTTAAGTTTTCCCCATTCTATGTTTATCTTAAGCAAAATGTCGTCCAGCCATTTGGacagttttttaaatacatatataacaaattaatGGAGAGAAGAGTTTAATTAGGGGGATGGTTAATTCTATGCAAATGGGGccactttttaaaaaattattgtttcGAAACGACTAAAGTTagcttattaaattaaatattatataataacaCAGTATTGGAACAATTTTGTGTTAAATggaatattacaaattatttagaGGTCTAGAAGTTATAGGAAATCTTCcggtaaataaaaaaatgaaaaaatctGAGGTGAATAGCTGAAGAATTAGTTATGTGCCAGTAAACTTTGAGTTGTTGTGTACGCCGACTTTTTCAAGATACTCAAACATTGAACACCAAACTACCTTAGTTAAACTACCCTTAACTTCGTTAATTTTGCTATGATCGTTGTGAAACTTTGACAAAATCTTCTAAACATATTCGGCCTTTATAACAacttgaaattataaaaaaaaaatataaatactgtTCCTCTCTTTAACAGAATTCCCTCTAGATTTGGATTAAGAAAGAGCGTTCGAAAATTCGGCTTCCCCAAGTAAGCtcacttttctttttgttttataaataaactgaTAGCTTATCGCACACCACAGCTCATCTGcgatttcttatatatttattcagtTTGAATTAGGTTTTGCACCCAATAGgttgttttttaaaatgcatttgccTTCGAATCTGCCGCTAATCATTTTGATCTTATTCTTCGGATATCTTTTTAAAGAAACTCTTTCTCAGAGTTTGCAAAACGATGATCTTGTAAGTAACTTTTAATAAAGAACTGAACATACTCATAAAATATTGGTAAATACCACAGATATTTCCCCAAATGTACAATGAAGTTGCCACGGAAATCGAGACAACCCAGTCTTCGGAACAAATTAAAACCCTCCAATCCTCAATAGATACATTAAACAACATAATCTTAGAGACCA
Proteins encoded:
- the Papss gene encoding bifunctional 3'-phosphoadenosine 5'-phosphosulfate synthase isoform X3 — its product is MSEVPESSKKRQKTCLQVATNVTEQKHHVTRETRGKNLGLCRGFRGCTVWLTGLSGAGKTSIAFELEAYLVSRGIPAYGLDGDNIRTGLNKNLGFTPAEREENIRRVGEVAKLFADSGVVSICSFVSPFADDREMARKIHKDAGLKFYEIFVDTPLDVCETRDVKGLYKKAREGVIKGFTGITQEYERPQKPELVVNTHGYTVRESTQQLVNLLEQEGIIPRSLRDVDQLPELYPSESIATEVLRHEAESLQAIEISTVELQWVQVLAEGWAYPLRGFMREDEYLQTLHFNTLQSGMDGSYRENHSVPIVLSATTADKERLEGVSSLTLKYQGKPVAILRRPEFYYQRKEERLARQFGTSNPEHPYSKQVYDSGEYLVGGDLAVIERIRWEDGLDQYRLTPNELRRRFKELNADAIFAFQLRNPIHNGHALLMQDTRRQLLERGFKQPVLLLHPLGGWTKDDDVPLDVRMKQHQAVLDAGVLRRDDTVLAIFPSPMMYAGPTEVQWHAKARMNAGANFYIVGRDPAGMPHPDKKAYPDGNLYDATHGARVLKMAQGLDSMEILPFRVAAYDKSSSKMDFFEPQRKDDFEFISGTKMRTLAKTGASPPDGFMEPEAWRILANYYQNLPQA
- the Papss gene encoding bifunctional 3'-phosphoadenosine 5'-phosphosulfate synthase isoform X1, which codes for MFTRCANSLGHYNNNNSTGCFASPKISPSSLLEKPGDACLQVATNVTEQKHHVTRETRGKNLGLCRGFRGCTVWLTGLSGAGKTSIAFELEAYLVSRGIPAYGLDGDNIRTGLNKNLGFTPAEREENIRRVGEVAKLFADSGVVSICSFVSPFADDREMARKIHKDAGLKFYEIFVDTPLDVCETRDVKGLYKKAREGVIKGFTGITQEYERPQKPELVVNTHGYTVRESTQQLVNLLEQEGIIPRSLRDVDQLPELYPSESIATEVLRHEAESLQAIEISTVELQWVQVLAEGWAYPLRGFMREDEYLQTLHFNTLQSGMDGSYRENHSVPIVLSATTADKERLEGVSSLTLKYQGKPVAILRRPEFYYQRKEERLARQFGTSNPEHPYSKQVYDSGEYLVGGDLAVIERIRWEDGLDQYRLTPNELRRRFKELNADAIFAFQLRNPIHNGHALLMQDTRRQLLERGFKQPVLLLHPLGGWTKDDDVPLDVRMKQHQAVLDAGVLRRDDTVLAIFPSPMMYAGPTEVQWHAKARMNAGANFYIVGRDPAGMPHPDKKAYPDGNLYDATHGARVLKMAQGLDSMEILPFRVAAYDKSSSKMDFFEPQRKDDFEFISGTKMRTLAKTGASPPDGFMEPEAWRILANYYQNLPQA
- the Papss gene encoding bifunctional 3'-phosphoadenosine 5'-phosphosulfate synthase isoform X2 encodes the protein MPNPPIGFYPHIKRRCLQVATNVTEQKHHVTRETRGKNLGLCRGFRGCTVWLTGLSGAGKTSIAFELEAYLVSRGIPAYGLDGDNIRTGLNKNLGFTPAEREENIRRVGEVAKLFADSGVVSICSFVSPFADDREMARKIHKDAGLKFYEIFVDTPLDVCETRDVKGLYKKAREGVIKGFTGITQEYERPQKPELVVNTHGYTVRESTQQLVNLLEQEGIIPRSLRDVDQLPELYPSESIATEVLRHEAESLQAIEISTVELQWVQVLAEGWAYPLRGFMREDEYLQTLHFNTLQSGMDGSYRENHSVPIVLSATTADKERLEGVSSLTLKYQGKPVAILRRPEFYYQRKEERLARQFGTSNPEHPYSKQVYDSGEYLVGGDLAVIERIRWEDGLDQYRLTPNELRRRFKELNADAIFAFQLRNPIHNGHALLMQDTRRQLLERGFKQPVLLLHPLGGWTKDDDVPLDVRMKQHQAVLDAGVLRRDDTVLAIFPSPMMYAGPTEVQWHAKARMNAGANFYIVGRDPAGMPHPDKKAYPDGNLYDATHGARVLKMAQGLDSMEILPFRVAAYDKSSSKMDFFEPQRKDDFEFISGTKMRTLAKTGASPPDGFMEPEAWRILANYYQNLPQA